A genome region from Coprococcus phoceensis includes the following:
- a CDS encoding MarR family winged helix-turn-helix transcriptional regulator: MRDYTWLDMMKIMQEIRLFSTLHVRRAKKEGITSAQEIDLLSRIVLSDHALTPQDLTVQMGLYKSAVSRLIDHLEKKGFLKKHYCETDKRSYVLLITETGNMELDCTYRYYLEPIYKLREVLGAESFESLTTQIQTANELLQDKKTGR, from the coding sequence ATGCGAGATTACACATGGCTGGATATGATGAAGATCATGCAGGAAATTCGACTTTTTTCTACACTTCACGTAAGACGTGCCAAAAAGGAAGGAATCACATCCGCTCAGGAAATAGATCTGCTTTCCAGAATCGTACTGTCAGATCACGCCCTGACTCCTCAGGATTTGACTGTCCAGATGGGACTTTACAAATCCGCAGTCAGCCGTCTGATCGACCATCTGGAAAAGAAAGGATTTCTTAAAAAACACTATTGTGAGACAGACAAACGTAGTTATGTGCTTTTGATTACAGAGACTGGAAATATGGAACTGGATTGCACCTATCGCTATTATCTGGAGCCAATCTACAAACTGAGAGAAGTACTCGGCGCAGAATCTTTCGAATCATTAACCACACAGATTCAGACAGCAAATGAATTGCTGCAAGATAAAAAAACAGGGAGGTAG
- a CDS encoding ribonucleotide-diphosphate reductase subunit beta: protein MEQLKKRPLFNPNGDIQVQKRKMIGGNTTNLNDFNNMKYTWVSGWYRQAMNNFWIPEEINLGVDIKDYRNLPKAEKRAYDKILSFLIFLDSIQTANLPGISEYITANEVNLCLSIQAFQEAVHSQSYSYMLDTICEPQERNEVLYQWKEDEHLLARNEFIGNLYNAFQTEKSMEMLVKTIVANYILEGIYFYSGFMFFYNLGRNQLMPGSVQEIRYINRDENTHLWLFRNILIELKKEQPDLFTEQYIDEYRSMIKEGCEQEIKWGHYVIGDDVQGLNREMITDYVQYLGNLRCTNLGFAPIYEGHETEPESMRWVSQYSNANAIKTDFFEARSTAYAKSSALVDDL, encoded by the coding sequence ATGGAACAATTAAAGAAAAGACCGCTTTTTAATCCGAACGGAGATATACAGGTTCAGAAGCGGAAAATGATTGGTGGAAACACAACAAATCTCAATGATTTTAACAATATGAAATACACATGGGTGAGCGGCTGGTATCGCCAGGCGATGAATAATTTCTGGATTCCGGAGGAAATTAATCTGGGAGTGGATATTAAAGATTATCGAAATCTTCCGAAAGCAGAAAAACGGGCATACGATAAAATTCTGTCATTTCTCATTTTTCTTGATAGTATCCAGACGGCAAATCTTCCGGGGATCAGCGAGTATATCACGGCAAATGAGGTCAATCTATGTCTGTCTATTCAGGCATTTCAGGAGGCGGTGCACAGCCAAAGTTACAGCTACATGCTGGATACCATCTGCGAGCCGCAGGAGCGAAACGAGGTTTTGTATCAGTGGAAGGAAGATGAACATTTGCTTGCGAGAAATGAATTTATCGGAAATCTTTATAATGCATTTCAGACAGAAAAGAGCATGGAAATGCTGGTGAAGACGATTGTGGCAAACTATATTTTAGAAGGGATCTATTTTTACAGCGGATTTATGTTCTTCTATAATCTTGGGAGAAACCAGCTTATGCCGGGTTCGGTACAGGAGATTCGCTATATCAATCGGGATGAAAACACTCATTTGTGGTTGTTTCGCAATATTTTAATTGAACTGAAGAAAGAACAACCGGATCTATTTACCGAGCAATATATAGACGAATACCGCAGTATGATCAAAGAGGGCTGCGAGCAGGAAATCAAGTGGGGACATTACGTAATCGGAGATGATGTGCAAGGACTGAATAGGGAAATGATCACGGATTACGTGCAGTATCTTGGAAATTTGCGATGCACAAACCTCGGGTTTGCACCAATTTATGAAGGGCATGAGACAGAGCCGGAGAGTATGCGTTGGGTGAGCCAGTATTCAAATGCAAATGCAATTAAGACAGATTTCTTTGAGGCGAGAAGTACCGCGTATGCAAAAAGCAGTG
- a CDS encoding HD domain-containing protein — MTRLEQQIQFLVEIDKVKNIFRQTYLADGNRKENDAEHSWHIALMAFLLKEHVEEPVDVMKVIIMVLIHDLVEIDAGDTYAYDAAGATDKREREEKAADRIFGLLPKDQGIYFRELWEEFEAYETADAKYAHLLDNFQPVLLNDASGGKSWAEHGVKKSQIYKRNEKVEATSKSVWEMMQKIVQKNITPGNIKDE, encoded by the coding sequence ATGACAAGATTAGAACAACAGATACAATTTCTTGTGGAGATTGATAAAGTGAAAAATATTTTTCGCCAGACGTATCTGGCAGATGGAAACAGAAAAGAAAATGATGCTGAGCATTCTTGGCATATTGCATTGATGGCGTTTTTATTGAAAGAACATGTGGAGGAGCCGGTAGATGTAATGAAAGTGATTATCATGGTGCTGATTCATGATCTGGTAGAGATTGATGCGGGAGACACTTATGCGTATGATGCAGCAGGGGCAACTGATAAGCGTGAGAGGGAAGAAAAAGCGGCAGACCGTATTTTTGGCTTGCTTCCAAAAGATCAGGGGATATATTTTAGAGAATTATGGGAAGAATTTGAGGCTTACGAGACTGCCGATGCAAAGTATGCACATCTGTTAGATAATTTTCAGCCGGTTTTATTAAATGATGCATCCGGTGGGAAGAGTTGGGCGGAACATGGAGTAAAAAAGTCACAGATTTATAAGAGAAATGAAAAAGTGGAAGCGACATCAAAATCAGTGTGGGAGATGATGCAAAAGATCGTACAGAAAAACATAACACCTGGAAACATAAAAGACGAATAA
- a CDS encoding Uma2 family endonuclease, which translates to MWKENGKIEERGDGMTIEEMKKRKRELGYTYEQISKMSNVPLGTVQKIFAGVTESPRYDTIAALSQIFQNDTVSCVQEAQSIYNVKRQGAYTLEDYYALPEEQRVELIDGVIYDMSAPTSVHQLLGTEILLVLKDYIRKQHGRCVPIASPIDVQLDCDDKTMVQPDVIVVCDREKIQNRCIFGAPDFVAEVLSESTRKKDLVLKLNKYMTAGVREYWLVDPDRKKVIVYDFEKEDYPMMYGFEARIPVGIFDGECEVDFQEIYAYVKDIVGDWN; encoded by the coding sequence ATGTGGAAAGAAAACGGTAAAATAGAGGAAAGAGGTGATGGTATGACGATTGAAGAGATGAAAAAAAGAAAGAGAGAACTGGGATATACATATGAACAGATCTCAAAGATGTCAAATGTGCCGCTCGGAACGGTGCAAAAGATATTTGCGGGTGTGACGGAGTCTCCGAGATATGATACGATCGCGGCATTATCACAGATTTTTCAGAATGATACGGTTTCTTGTGTGCAGGAAGCTCAGAGTATTTATAACGTGAAGAGGCAGGGGGCGTATACGTTGGAAGATTACTATGCTTTGCCAGAGGAACAGAGGGTAGAGCTGATCGATGGTGTGATTTACGATATGTCCGCACCGACATCGGTACATCAACTTTTGGGGACGGAGATATTGCTTGTATTAAAAGATTATATCAGAAAGCAACATGGACGATGTGTTCCTATTGCTTCTCCGATTGACGTACAGCTTGATTGCGATGATAAGACGATGGTACAGCCGGATGTCATTGTGGTTTGTGATCGGGAAAAGATTCAGAATCGTTGTATTTTTGGTGCGCCGGATTTTGTCGCGGAAGTATTGTCAGAGTCTACCAGAAAGAAGGATTTGGTGCTTAAGCTGAACAAGTATATGACCGCCGGAGTGCGAGAGTATTGGCTGGTAGATCCTGATAGAAAAAAAGTGATCGTGTACGATTTTGAAAAAGAAGATTATCCGATGATGTATGGATTTGAAGCAAGAATACCGGTAGGTATTTTCGATGGAGAGTGCGAGGTTGATTTTCAAGAAATCTATGCATATGTAAAAGATATTGTCGGTGATTGGAATTAA
- a CDS encoding methylated-DNA--[protein]-cysteine S-methyltransferase, with protein sequence MKYTNYYSSPLGKLLMAADDIGLTGLWFENQLHYAYNLDPEHQEKELPVFNQTKQWLDLYFSGQTPDFTPPIHMTGTPFQTAVWNILEQIPYGQTTTYGDIAAQIAKQKGIAHMSAQAVGQAVGRNKISIIIPCHRVIGKNGTLTGYAGGLDKKTALLSIEKII encoded by the coding sequence ATGAAATATACTAACTATTATTCCTCACCACTCGGAAAGCTTTTGATGGCTGCTGATGACATTGGTCTGACCGGTCTTTGGTTTGAAAATCAGCTACACTACGCCTACAATCTTGATCCGGAGCATCAAGAAAAAGAGCTGCCTGTCTTCAATCAGACGAAGCAATGGCTTGACCTTTATTTTTCTGGACAAACCCCTGATTTCACTCCGCCTATTCATATGACAGGCACCCCTTTTCAAACTGCCGTATGGAATATTTTAGAACAGATTCCCTATGGTCAGACAACAACTTACGGAGACATCGCAGCTCAAATCGCCAAGCAAAAAGGTATTGCACATATGTCAGCACAAGCTGTCGGACAGGCTGTTGGGCGTAATAAAATTTCCATTATCATTCCTTGTCATCGCGTAATCGGCAAAAATGGAACACTTACCGGCTACGCAGGTGGATTGGACAAAAAAACAGCTTTGTTATCCATTGAAAAAATTATTTGA
- a CDS encoding ribonucleoside-diphosphate reductase subunit alpha gives MGNRKKMIETFEKFTEIASYMEAIQKDFPEDIYYLGILEDKFLTFQKPELSIEENLQLLIKAAVELTTQEAPKWEMIAARLLLFTFERELRKAEESCQITTLYEKIVYLTGRGLYGQYILENYTKEEIDEFETFLAPERNDLFTYSGLELLLNRYVIHTGQGVALESPQEMFLGIAMHLAMKEQKDRAPWVKRFYDMLSKLQVTMATPTLSNARKPYHQLSSCFIDIVPDSLNGIYRSIDNFAKVSKFGGGMGMYFGKVRASGSAIRGFEGAAGGVIRWIRLANDTAVAVDQLGVRQGAVAVYLDVWHRDLPEFLNLRTNNGDDRMKAHDVFPAVCYPDYFWEQARDNIEGDWYLMCPHEILTVKGYALEDCYGEAWKEKYLDCVQDDQIKKRVVPIKDIIRLIIKSAVETGTPFTFNRDHVNRMNPNGHKGMIYCSNLCTEIAQNMSGIEEVEERVETVNGETVVVTVTKPGEFVVCNLASLSLGHLNVEDGEEIADITKCAVRALDNVIDLNFFPVPYAKINNEKYRPIGLGVSGYHHMLAKQGISWESEQHLQFVGDVFSKIHYAAIEASSEIAKEKGSYTYFEGSDWQTGKYFDKRHLKTEKWNQLREKVKQQGLRNAYLLAIAPTSSTSIIAGTSAGLDPIMNRYFLEEKKNGLMPRVAPELSMETFWYYKNAHYIDQKWSVRACGVRQRHIDQAQSMNLYITNEYTFRKVLDLYILAWEEGVKTIYYIRSKSLEVEECEVCSS, from the coding sequence ATGGGAAATAGAAAAAAGATGATAGAGACGTTTGAAAAGTTTACAGAAATTGCCTCTTATATGGAAGCGATTCAGAAAGATTTCCCGGAAGATATATATTATCTGGGAATATTGGAAGATAAATTTCTGACATTTCAGAAACCGGAACTCTCAATAGAAGAAAATCTGCAACTTTTGATCAAGGCGGCTGTGGAGTTGACTACACAGGAAGCCCCAAAATGGGAGATGATTGCAGCGAGGCTGTTGTTGTTTACTTTTGAAAGAGAACTGAGGAAAGCGGAAGAATCATGTCAGATTACAACACTGTATGAAAAAATTGTATATCTGACAGGGCGGGGGCTATATGGACAGTATATTTTGGAGAATTATACGAAAGAGGAAATCGATGAATTTGAGACATTTTTAGCTCCTGAAAGAAATGATTTATTTACGTATTCGGGATTGGAATTGCTGCTCAACCGTTATGTGATCCACACCGGACAAGGTGTGGCGCTGGAAAGCCCGCAGGAGATGTTTCTTGGAATTGCCATGCATTTGGCGATGAAAGAGCAGAAAGACAGGGCGCCTTGGGTAAAACGCTTTTACGATATGCTCAGTAAACTTCAAGTGACGATGGCGACACCGACGTTATCGAATGCAAGAAAGCCGTATCACCAACTTTCTTCCTGCTTCATCGATATTGTTCCGGATAGTTTAAATGGAATTTACCGAAGTATCGATAATTTTGCCAAAGTAAGTAAATTTGGTGGAGGAATGGGAATGTATTTTGGAAAAGTGCGGGCAAGCGGAAGCGCTATCCGAGGATTTGAGGGGGCAGCAGGAGGTGTGATACGTTGGATTCGTCTTGCAAACGACACGGCGGTCGCAGTTGATCAGCTTGGTGTGCGCCAAGGGGCAGTTGCAGTTTATCTTGATGTGTGGCACAGAGATCTGCCGGAGTTTTTGAATTTGCGAACAAATAATGGGGATGACCGGATGAAGGCGCATGATGTGTTCCCGGCGGTCTGCTACCCGGATTATTTTTGGGAGCAGGCAAGAGACAATATCGAGGGAGACTGGTATCTGATGTGTCCTCACGAGATTTTGACGGTGAAGGGCTATGCGCTGGAAGACTGTTATGGAGAAGCGTGGAAAGAAAAATATTTGGACTGTGTGCAGGATGATCAGATTAAAAAGAGAGTCGTTCCGATTAAAGACATTATCCGGCTGATTATCAAAAGCGCAGTGGAGACCGGAACACCGTTTACATTTAATCGGGATCATGTCAACCGCATGAATCCAAATGGACATAAAGGCATGATTTATTGCAGTAATCTTTGTACGGAGATTGCGCAGAATATGAGCGGAATCGAAGAAGTGGAAGAGCGAGTGGAAACGGTGAATGGAGAAACAGTGGTTGTCACGGTCACAAAACCGGGCGAGTTTGTTGTATGTAATCTGGCGAGCCTGTCTCTGGGACATCTGAACGTGGAAGACGGGGAAGAGATTGCGGATATTACAAAATGTGCGGTGCGGGCGCTTGACAATGTCATTGATCTGAATTTCTTTCCTGTTCCATATGCGAAAATCAATAATGAGAAATATCGCCCGATCGGACTGGGTGTGAGTGGGTATCACCATATGCTTGCAAAACAGGGAATTTCATGGGAGAGCGAGCAGCATTTACAATTTGTCGGGGACGTATTTTCTAAAATCCATTATGCTGCGATTGAGGCGAGCAGCGAGATTGCGAAAGAAAAGGGAAGTTACACATATTTTGAGGGAAGCGATTGGCAGACAGGAAAATATTTTGATAAACGACATTTGAAGACAGAAAAATGGAATCAGCTTCGGGAAAAAGTGAAACAGCAGGGACTCCGAAATGCTTACCTTTTAGCGATAGCGCCGACGAGCAGTACAAGCATTATCGCCGGAACGAGTGCAGGACTTGACCCGATCATGAATCGGTATTTCCTCGAAGAAAAGAAAAATGGATTGATGCCGCGTGTTGCACCGGAGCTTTCTATGGAGACGTTCTGGTATTACAAAAATGCACACTACATCGATCAGAAGTGGTCCGTGCGCGCCTGTGGAGTGCGTCAGCGTCATATCGATCAGGCACAGAGCATGAATCTTTATATTACGAACGAGTATACGTTCCGAAAAGTGTTGGATCTTTATATTCTTGCGTGGGAAGAAGGTGTGAAAACGATTTATTATATACGTTCAAAAAGTTTGGAAGTGGAGGAATGTGAAGTCTGCTCTTCTTAG
- a CDS encoding O-acetylhomoserine aminocarboxypropyltransferase/cysteine synthase family protein, whose translation MGYRFETLQLHVGQEQADVATDARAVPIYQTTSYVFHDSAHAAARFGLSDAGNIYGRLTNSTQDVLEKRIAALEGGVAALAVASGAAAIAYTIEALAQAGDHIVAQKTIYGGTYNLLENTLTRQGIQTTFVNVHDIQEVEDAVQEQTKAIYLETLGNPNSDIPDIEAIAEIAHRHNIPLVIDNTFGTPYLIQPIQYGADIVVHSATKFIGGHGTSLGGIIVDSGKFDWKKSGKYPNIAEANPSYHGISFVDAAGEAAFVTYIRAILLRDKGACISPFNAFLLLQGVETLSLRLERHIENTKKVVAFLENHPKVKRVNHPSLSEHPDHALYEKYFPNGAGSIFTFDIVGGEKEAHKFIDSLQIFSLLANVADVKSLVIHPATTTHSQLSKEELEEQQIYDSTVRLSIGTEHIEDILEDIGQALEQI comes from the coding sequence ATGGGATATAGATTTGAGACATTACAGTTACATGTAGGACAGGAACAGGCAGACGTTGCAACAGATGCGAGAGCAGTACCGATTTATCAGACGACATCGTATGTGTTTCACGATTCTGCACATGCCGCAGCCAGATTTGGACTTAGCGATGCGGGAAACATCTATGGAAGATTGACGAACTCTACACAAGATGTGTTGGAAAAAAGAATCGCTGCATTAGAAGGTGGTGTGGCGGCATTGGCAGTTGCATCCGGAGCTGCAGCGATTGCGTATACGATTGAGGCACTCGCACAGGCAGGTGACCATATTGTAGCACAGAAGACGATATACGGAGGCACCTATAATTTGTTGGAGAACACTCTTACAAGACAGGGAATACAGACGACATTTGTCAATGTACACGACATTCAGGAAGTAGAAGATGCGGTACAGGAACAGACGAAAGCGATTTATCTTGAGACATTAGGTAACCCAAACAGCGATATCCCGGACATAGAAGCGATTGCCGAGATTGCACATAGACATAATATTCCGCTTGTGATTGACAACACATTTGGAACCCCATATCTTATTCAACCGATTCAATATGGAGCGGATATCGTTGTACATTCTGCAACAAAGTTCATTGGCGGTCATGGGACATCTCTCGGAGGTATTATTGTAGATTCCGGAAAGTTTGATTGGAAGAAATCCGGAAAATATCCGAACATTGCAGAGGCAAATCCGAGCTACCACGGTATTTCCTTTGTGGATGCCGCCGGGGAGGCTGCTTTTGTGACATATATCAGAGCAATTTTGCTGAGAGACAAAGGAGCGTGCATTTCTCCATTTAATGCTTTCCTTTTACTGCAAGGTGTGGAGACTTTGTCACTGAGATTGGAAAGACATATAGAGAACACAAAAAAAGTTGTAGCATTTTTGGAAAATCACCCGAAAGTAAAGCGTGTAAATCACCCATCTTTATCAGAACATCCGGATCACGCATTATATGAAAAATATTTTCCAAATGGTGCAGGTTCGATCTTTACATTTGATATTGTTGGCGGTGAAAAAGAAGCACACAAATTTATTGACAGTCTACAGATTTTTTCACTGCTTGCGAATGTGGCGGATGTAAAGAGCCTCGTTATTCATCCGGCGACAACAACACATTCACAACTGTCAAAAGAAGAATTGGAAGAGCAGCAGATTTATGATAGTACAGTCAGACTGTCCATTGGAACAGAACATATTGAAGATATCTTAGAAGATATTGGGCAGGCTTTAGAACAAATTTAA
- a CDS encoding FUSC family protein: MTFYQELQLDQVGSKSYIASITDPKEKRKHIAIYLFKILLTVSFCVAFVTIYTKLFGANNSIVGVVVLLSVMVFRYADMGIHNPHGAFSILIIFCILAVGPRLTNMVSPGIAFFVNIICIFALMLLGCHNVIMSNHSTFVLAYLLLQGYDVSGHDYTLRLIGLLVGAASTALILYRNHKKMSYKRSFRHLFQEFDLSSARTRWQIRLTLGVSSAMLIASLLGIPRVMWIGIAAMSVLLPFRKDMEYRVKFRAPGNILGAICFLVLYTVLPESCYSYIGMIGGIGVGLSATYGWQTVFNSFGALAIATPIFGLPMAIFLRIFNNAFGSLYALAFDSVITKVRTLFEEKESRISA, translated from the coding sequence ATGACTTTTTATCAAGAATTACAATTGGATCAGGTCGGCTCAAAATCCTATATCGCAAGCATAACTGACCCTAAAGAAAAACGAAAGCACATCGCAATCTATTTATTTAAAATTTTATTAACCGTTTCGTTTTGCGTTGCTTTTGTTACTATTTACACAAAACTTTTCGGAGCAAACAATAGCATTGTCGGTGTCGTTGTATTATTATCCGTCATGGTATTTCGTTATGCCGATATGGGTATTCACAATCCGCATGGCGCATTTAGTATTCTGATCATCTTCTGTATTCTCGCAGTTGGTCCAAGATTGACCAATATGGTCTCTCCGGGTATCGCATTCTTTGTGAACATAATCTGTATCTTTGCTCTGATGCTGCTCGGCTGCCACAATGTCATTATGTCCAATCACTCCACATTTGTGTTAGCTTATCTGTTATTGCAGGGATACGATGTCAGCGGACATGATTATACCCTCCGACTGATTGGACTTTTAGTCGGTGCAGCATCTACTGCTTTGATTTTATACCGGAACCACAAAAAAATGTCTTATAAACGAAGTTTCCGGCATCTGTTTCAGGAGTTTGATTTGTCTTCTGCTCGCACAAGATGGCAGATTCGTCTGACACTCGGTGTCTCCAGTGCGATGCTAATTGCTTCACTTCTCGGAATTCCGCGTGTGATGTGGATTGGTATTGCAGCGATGTCTGTTCTGCTTCCATTTCGTAAAGATATGGAATATCGCGTCAAATTCCGTGCACCCGGCAATATTCTCGGAGCCATCTGCTTTCTTGTACTCTATACTGTGCTTCCGGAAAGCTGCTACAGTTATATTGGAATGATCGGTGGTATCGGAGTTGGTCTTTCGGCGACCTATGGATGGCAGACAGTGTTTAACTCTTTCGGTGCATTGGCAATTGCCACTCCGATTTTCGGACTTCCTATGGCAATCTTTTTACGTATCTTCAACAATGCCTTCGGCTCTTTATATGCACTGGCATTTGACAGTGTCATCACAAAAGTCCGCACATTATTCGAAGAAAAAGAATCCCGCATCTCCGCTTAG